TCCCTCCCGATCCAAATAAGTTCCGGATGCTATTCTTGGACATTACATACATATGATGTTGTCCCAAAAATATGATAAGGAATGAAAGTTTTTTCATACAAAAATCAGCGATGGACCTCAGTTCGTTTTATAGACCGGGAGAGAAGCACAAACAATTGTGATCTTCCGTGTGCAAACTGTCCAGGTTATCACCATGTCCGTTTTTATATAAAAAACCCTCCTCCTTTTCTATGAATGTATTAAAAAGGAGGAGAGTTCATGCCAATTATTTATCTCGTGTTGTATAAAGTTATTGATCAGATGCCAAAAAAACAGGCTCTCCGTTCTTTACGGTATAGGGAACGGAACGCACCGGCACAAAAAATGAGTCCTGCACAAGGAGCGGACGGATGTCTTCTCCTTTTTTTACATGCTGCCCCTTTTTCAGCAGGTGGTAGAGATCGATAGAATAATCTACATGAACTTTTGAATCATTATCTACAATAAATGGAAGATTCTTTCCGGAATAAGGGCTTACTGCGTATGGTGCCTCTTTGTAGCCCATCTTTTTATAATCAAGGGTATACCTGCCAATAGCCAATATCTTTTGATATGGCGGATATTTATGGGTTCGAATATATTCCTTCAATCTGGTTTCCAGATCCTGAGCTTTGTTTACAGTCACCAGGTCAATCAGCCTAACTTTTGGTTTCGTTTCCGCATCGATGAGCACATATTGAAACGTGCCTCCTTTTTCGAACGAATTGCCGGGAGGCTGCTGCATGTATTTTGGAACCAGCCTTCCAAAATCAATCGGATACTTTTCATAAACGTCTGTGGAGGCGTCTTTGTTTTTAATCGGAAGCACAGACGTGTCTTTATGGTAATCATCCACTGCAGACTGAACCATAGCCATCTGGTCCTTGTATGGTATACGGTTTTCGCTTTTTTGGCTGTCTGGATACAGGCAGCCCGTCAGGCTGAAGAGCAGGCAGACTAAGAACGTGAGAGAACAGATTTTTTTCATGGTTCTGGCGTACCTATCCTTTCGCCGGTCCGCTAAAGACTACGAGAACAATAAAGATGCCTGCTGTAATCATGCAAATATATGCGATAGCCGCCAGTATGTATTTAAAGATTCCTTTCAGTTTCGATCTGCTGATCATAATAGAAAAAACCGCAATAAACATCAATGCGATGGATGAAAGCGCAACCCACATTTTCATTAATCCTGCGTCCATATGTATCCCCCTTTGCATACAGCGTAAATTATAGCATAAAACAAAAGAAAAGCGTAAGCGCTCAAGTTTTGGTACGATAAGCGCTGTAGCTAGACATTCCTTCTTTCTTACAACAAAAAAAGGCAGGCCGATGTCTGATACACCGCCTGCCGAATGACTAAAAACCCCAATTTGCAGATTGATTGGCTATCCGTTAAAGTTGTCCCTACTTGTTCTCGAACATTTTAGATAATGTGTTGAAATCAAGAGGCACATTGTTATTGATTACAGCACTGACAATTTGGTCTTCTTTTTGTTTGGAAACAGGGACACCGGCCAAGGAGGCTACCTGGGAAATCAGTCTTCTTAGAGTGCGTTCATCCCGCAGATTTTCATTGCTGACGGTCTGGGCAAGTTTAAAGATATCTTCTTTCTTAACGTTTGTTTTCTTTTCAACCTTATCAAAAAATTGATTGTTACGATCCATTTTTCGTCCTCCTCCAACAACCTATTCACCATTATCCTATGCGTTAGTCTAAGAATCGTGAAAGAAATCGGAGAGATAAACCAAATGGATTATTCCGTAATATTTAAATTCGATAAAAGAGAAGAGACGTCTTCCACTTCATGGGTCCTGCTTCTTCTCATCAGTTCATCCACAGCTTCTTTCGCATTTTTTCCGTCGAACAGAACGTCATGAAGAACATTTGTGATCGGCATCTCTACATTCTCATTCTGAGCCAGCTGGTAAGCCGCTTTTGTTGTTCTTACACCTTCGACAACCATGCCCATTTTTTCAAGTACCGCATCGAGCGCTTCCCCTTTGCCGAGCATGTTTCCGGCTCTCCAGTTCCTGCTGTGGACACTCGTACATGTAACGATGAGATCTCCGATTCCTGTCAAGCCCGCGAATGTCAGCGGGTTGGCCCCCATTTTCGTTCCAAGCCTGGCGATTTCAGCAAGTCCACGCGTGATGAGAGCGGCTTTGGCATTGTCTCCATAACCAAGCCCGTCAGACATACCGGCTCCAAGCGCGATAATATTCTTCAGTGCTCCGCCGAGTTCAACCCCTACAATATCCGGGTTCGTGTAGACCCTGAAGTTCTGGTTAATAAACAGATCCTGAACAAACTCCGCTTCTTCTATATCGGCAGAGGAAACCGTAACCGTGGTCGGCTGCCTTAATGAAACTTCTTCTGCATGGCTTGGCCCTGAAAGCACAACAATGGATTTGCGCACTTCAGCAGGTACTTCTTCTTCAATGATTTCAGATACACGCTTATACGTTTCGGGCTCTATTCCTTTGCTGGCATGTACGATCGTTACCGGATGATCCAAGTGCGGTACCAGATCGCCAAGCACTTCTCTTATCGCCTTTGTAGGAGCGACAATCAAGATCATGCCCGCGCCTGAGACCGTTTCATGAAGATCGGTAAATCCGCGGAGCTCTTCTGGAAGCGAGACACCCGGCAAATATTTTTCATTGGTATGTAAAGAATTGATTTCGTTGATCTGTTCTTGTCTTCTTCCCCATAACCGGACATCGTGTCCATTATCCGCCAATACGAGGGCCAGCGCTGTACCCCAGCTGCCGGCACCGATTACTGCTACTTTTTCCATTCCCACTCCACTCCTTACTTAATGCCCTATTTTTCTTTCATTTCCTTTTAAAAGTCTAGAGATATTGGTGCGGTGCCTCCATATGGAGAGAACACCGATCAATGAAGCGCATAGCGCCGCATCATAAGGTATTGTTTTTAAAATAACCATTAATGCAGGCGTCAAAATCATAAAAACGATGGAACCTAAAGAAACATAACGGGTAGCTGCAATGAGAAGAATTACAAAGATCCCAGATATGAGTGAAGGGATGAACGAAGCTACAACAAAAACACCAATGGTCGTCGCTACCCCTTTACCTCCTTTAAATCCGTAATAGATGGGCCAATTATGCCCGATAATGGCCATCGCTCCCGAAGCGATGGCTGCGGTCATATTGTAATGGAGGCCACTTGCAGCCCACACAGGGATCATCCCCTTAAGCCCGTCCAGCAGAAGCACGCCGATGGCAGGTCCTACACCGATAACCCGCAGCGTGTTCGTGGCTCCTGCATTTCCGCTCCCCAGTTTGCGTATATCCTCTTTTTTCAGCCCTTTAGTGATGATATAACTGAAACTGATGGAGCCTAATAAATAAGCACCGATAAACAGCAAGACAATCTGCATGCCGTCTACCTAATCATTTTTTTTGCGGGCAACGATTCTGATCGGGGTACCAATAAAGCCAAACGTCTCCCTTACCTTGTTTTCAAGGAACCTGCGGTATGAAAAGTGAAGAAGTTCAGGATCATTGACAAAAAGAGCAATCGTAGGCGGCTTAATGGCTACCTGAGTGGCATAGTTGATTTTCAGGCGCTTGCCGTTGTCCGTAGGTGTAGGATTCATTGCCACAGCATCCATGATCACATCGTTCAGAACGTTCGTCTGAACACGAAGGGAATGGTTTTCGGCCACTTGATTGATCAAAGGATAAAGAGTATGAAGTCTCTGTTTTGTTTTTGCTGATACAAAAAGAATAGGAGCATAGCTTAGGTACAGGAAATGATCCCGGATCTTCTGTTCAAATTCACGAAGTGTTTTATCATCTTTTTCAACGGCATCCCATTTATTCACGATGATAATGACCGCTTTTCCTGCTTCATGGGCAAAGCCTGCCACTTTTTTATCCTGCTCGATGATTCCTTCTTCCGCATTCAGAACAACACAGACAACATCGGCTCTTTCAATGGCTTTTAAAGCACGAAGAACACTATACTTTTCGGTATGCTCATAGACTTTTCCTCTTTTTCGCATCCCTGCTGTATCAATAATCGTATATTTCTGTCCTTCACGGGTAAATTCTGAATCGATCGCGTCTCTTGTTGTGCCGGCAATATCGCTTACGATCACACGCTCCTTGCCTAAGATCGCATTAACGAGTGAAGATTTACCAACATTTGGGCGGCCGATCAGGCAAAAACGGATCGTTTCATCATCTTCCTCTTCCTCAGGCTGTTCCGGAAAATGGCTGAATACCGCATCGAGAAGGTCTCCGAGGCCAATACCGTGCGAACCCGATACTGGAAAAGGCTCTCCCATTCCAAGGGAATAAAAATCATAGATCAAATCCTTGCGTTCAGGATTATCTATTTTGTTGACTCCAAGAACAATGGGTTTCTTTGAGCGATGAAGAAGTTTTGCCACCTCTTCATCTGCGGCGGTTACCCCTTCTTTCCCATCGGCAAGAAAAACAATAACATCCGCTTCATCGATAGCGACCTCAGCTTGCTGTCTCATGAGATGCAATAACGGTTCATCTCCGATTTCAATTCCGCCCGTATCAATTATATTAAATTCACGGTTCAGCCATTCAGCTGAACTATAGATTCTGTCTCTTGTCACACCTGGCATATCTTCCACGATAGAAACCCGGTCTCCGACAATACGGTTAAATATTGTGGACTTCCCCACATTTGGTCTTCCGACGATGGCCAAAACTGGCTTTTGCATGTCGACACATCCTTTTTACTTAATAGTCCAAAAAAAGAAAACCCTTCCGCGATGAAGGGCCGCAATAATAGCTAATTTATTTTAGCAGATAAAAGTATAACCCACAACCGTCATTCAGCGCAGACTCACCTTGATACACGTTTTATCATTTTTCCTTTCCCTGCTTCTGCGGACAAAAAATGTCCGAATTGCTGTACGCCTTCAAAGACAAAGCACAGGGCAACCGACAAGGAAACAACATCAAGGAAATTAAGACTTCCCAGTTCAATGCTCCACGTTAGTTTTTTAATAATAACGTGATAGACAGCCTCCCCTTCGCAATATCCCGCTGCGAGCACGAAGGGACGAAAACGCGGATGTTTAATTAATAATAAAGAAAGAACAAAGAGAGCACACGCAAGCAGCCATTTTACTTGTACAACCATCCAAACTGGATCATACATCGAGAATAGAAGCATGGCATTATAGGAAAGAGCGATCAGAAAAGAACAAAATACGTAATATAGAACCATCTTAAACGGCAATCTAAAAATCCATAAATAACAGCTTAAAAACAGAAATAGAAATGTAAAATTAATGCTCACAAAACCCGTGTCCAATACGAAGCCATGCGCGATCAGCAGGATGAGAAGCGAGGCTGAATAGACCGTCCGCTGGGGCGATGCTTTCATTAAAAACGTGCTGTAGGCCCATCCAATCCATGCAAACCAATAAAAGAAAATTCCATCCATCATGCTCTCCTCCTCTACCCCCATTATGGCTCAATCGAATAAAACCTAATCATGCAGTCATAATAAAAG
This genomic stretch from Fictibacillus marinisediminis harbors:
- a CDS encoding YphA family membrane protein yields the protein MMDGIFFYWFAWIGWAYSTFLMKASPQRTVYSASLLILLIAHGFVLDTGFVSINFTFLFLFLSCYLWIFRLPFKMVLYYVFCSFLIALSYNAMLLFSMYDPVWMVVQVKWLLACALFVLSLLLIKHPRFRPFVLAAGYCEGEAVYHVIIKKLTWSIELGSLNFLDVVSLSVALCFVFEGVQQFGHFLSAEAGKGKMIKRVSR
- the plsY gene encoding glycerol-3-phosphate 1-O-acyltransferase PlsY, with the protein product MQIVLLFIGAYLLGSISFSYIITKGLKKEDIRKLGSGNAGATNTLRVIGVGPAIGVLLLDGLKGMIPVWAASGLHYNMTAAIASGAMAIIGHNWPIYYGFKGGKGVATTIGVFVVASFIPSLISGIFVILLIAATRYVSLGSIVFMILTPALMVILKTIPYDAALCASLIGVLSIWRHRTNISRLLKGNERKIGH
- a CDS encoding NAD(P)H-dependent glycerol-3-phosphate dehydrogenase: MEKVAVIGAGSWGTALALVLADNGHDVRLWGRRQEQINEINSLHTNEKYLPGVSLPEELRGFTDLHETVSGAGMILIVAPTKAIREVLGDLVPHLDHPVTIVHASKGIEPETYKRVSEIIEEEVPAEVRKSIVVLSGPSHAEEVSLRQPTTVTVSSADIEEAEFVQDLFINQNFRVYTNPDIVGVELGGALKNIIALGAGMSDGLGYGDNAKAALITRGLAEIARLGTKMGANPLTFAGLTGIGDLIVTCTSVHSRNWRAGNMLGKGEALDAVLEKMGMVVEGVRTTKAAYQLAQNENVEMPITNVLHDVLFDGKNAKEAVDELMRRSRTHEVEDVSSLLSNLNITE
- a CDS encoding stage VI sporulation protein F, which translates into the protein MDRNNQFFDKVEKKTNVKKEDIFKLAQTVSNENLRDERTLRRLISQVASLAGVPVSKQKEDQIVSAVINNNVPLDFNTLSKMFENK
- a CDS encoding DUF2768 domain-containing protein, which encodes MDAGLMKMWVALSSIALMFIAVFSIMISRSKLKGIFKYILAAIAYICMITAGIFIVLVVFSGPAKG
- the der gene encoding ribosome biogenesis GTPase Der, which gives rise to MQKPVLAIVGRPNVGKSTIFNRIVGDRVSIVEDMPGVTRDRIYSSAEWLNREFNIIDTGGIEIGDEPLLHLMRQQAEVAIDEADVIVFLADGKEGVTAADEEVAKLLHRSKKPIVLGVNKIDNPERKDLIYDFYSLGMGEPFPVSGSHGIGLGDLLDAVFSHFPEQPEEEEDDETIRFCLIGRPNVGKSSLVNAILGKERVIVSDIAGTTRDAIDSEFTREGQKYTIIDTAGMRKRGKVYEHTEKYSVLRALKAIERADVVCVVLNAEEGIIEQDKKVAGFAHEAGKAVIIIVNKWDAVEKDDKTLREFEQKIRDHFLYLSYAPILFVSAKTKQRLHTLYPLINQVAENHSLRVQTNVLNDVIMDAVAMNPTPTDNGKRLKINYATQVAIKPPTIALFVNDPELLHFSYRRFLENKVRETFGFIGTPIRIVARKKND